A DNA window from Augochlora pura isolate Apur16 chromosome 9, APUR_v2.2.1, whole genome shotgun sequence contains the following coding sequences:
- the Fs(2)ltopp43 gene encoding female sterile (2) ltoPP43, which yields MTAVLRVKRRLDDEPLSALLIACKRRKISINEEAEESAISEPLTTVVTFAGTVNNQESTAVKHLIQSVGKDELEASFKQHSVDILNKSREMMKQASAENRYKVINCMRSLDSVTLNDSENNEMTVIDVEDSISCGIESEEHTEEEENYVYDLYYGLTENSVYMDRFISVLPFDEELVFDNYRDHYPEAECESEDSNSESNWRNDYPDSDHSVTSINENDMREAMMDMKLNNDSDASNDSDFVYAVDEADVDAYGYKYARYKAKVKEQLDEDGSSTSVSSPAYFGSMDELRSDTDSN from the exons atgACAGCTGTCTTGCGTGTAAAACGCAGGCTCGATGACGAGCCATTAAGTGCATTGTTAATTGCGtgtaaacgaagaaaaatttcaataaatgaaGAAGCCGAAGAATCGGCGATTAGCGAACCGCTGACCACAGTGGTTACGTTCGCTGGAACTGTTAACAATCAG GAAAGCACAGCTGTCAAACACTTGATTCAATCTGTTGGTAAAGACGAGCTGGAAGCATCTTTTAAGCAACATTCAGTagatatattgaataaatccCGAGAAATGATGAAACAAGCGTCGGCGGAGAATCGttacaaagtaattaattgtatGCGATCTTTGGATAGTGTTACACTTAATGACAGTGAAAACAACGAAATGACAGTGATAGATGTAGAAGATTCAATTTCGTGTGGCATTGAAAGTGAAGAACATACAGAGGAG GAGGAAAATTATGTATACGATTTATACTATGGACTGACTGAGAATAGTGTATACATGGATCGATTTATATCTGTACTTCCATTCGATGAGGAACTAGTGTTTGATAATTATAGGGATCATTATCCTGAGGCAGAGTGCGAGTCAGAGGATTCTAACTCTGAGTCAAACTGGAGGAACGATTATCCTGATTCTGATCATTCTGTAACATCGATCAATGAAAACGATATGAGAGAGGCCATGATGGATATGAAATTGAACAATGATTCTGATGCATCCAATGATTCTGACTTTGTTTATGCAGTCGACGAGGCTGATGTAGATGCTTATGGCTACAAATACGCTAGGTACAAAGCAAAAGTAAAGGAACAATTAGACGAGGATGGTTCTAGTACTAGCGTCAGCAGTCCTGCATATTTTGGATCAATGGATGAGCTTCGTTCCGATACTGATAgcaattaa
- the LOC144474993 gene encoding uncharacterized protein LOC144474993, giving the protein MAQSIFDALTGVSLDSPSVQSLLESQTLITEMEQSAIDQDEEDIFQCGKCKSQFTSLHMFVLHKRTHQKTQEETIDLSQFLVNDENQTVHPENNNQDSSQYNPQETFVQNDQLSEPIILEESDMLFSMDQEGASYFTTDSTFSVPIILSSESLDTFANSTIPTDNEPMKDDSNEVPQVLASDITQEQTANALETVNLSVTSETPLSELETSNNPMQNLKYKCSYCDKQFAKKFYWQQHERSHTGEKPYQCVVCGRAFAQKSNVKKHMSSHKVWPGTAIHSLPPEAPPDGSIDRTYHCQFCKEIFDSYKALKGHLIVSHLTLKVYKCVQSSCSMMFSELEDFLEHTRSHKRSEYRCHICAEVFNTLSDLGLHQYAHSVQKQKTTEKYYCCSVCKSSFSNLEALQHHTETTTHDYACLQCGKSFLIERFLRRHLKTHASSAGFTCEDCGKAFKTEQYLANHKLIHSEETPFLCPHCPARFKRKDRLGRHMLIHDLTKRLKCPFRGYLGCMSEFSRPDKLKRHLLTHSNIKRFSCSHCNRNFHRAQALKHHEMNKHSLKCEICSHAFKTKEQLLTHHCDQSSESKKHTSSQLPKKASGSFKPRKPTPKRQTSSKTAIGLADKEKFEKFKADDIQRKISSETLKSEDYKDEACTKKIESNSVSKDIGSVIEAYMRSDAADNEIKRNIDTYSVQQIGE; this is encoded by the exons ATGGCGCAATCGATTTTCGACGCTCTAACAG GCGTGTCGCTGGACAGTCCTTCTGTACAATCATTGTTAGAGTCCCAGACTCTAATAACTGAGATGGAGCAGTCAg CAATCGATCAGGATGAAGAAGATATTTTTCAGTGTGGAAAATGCAAAAGTCAGTTTACATCCTTACACATGTTTGTATTGCACAAAAGGACTCATCAGAAGACACAGGAGGAAACCATAGATTTGAGCCAGTTTTTGGTAAATGATGAAAATCAGACGGTACATCCGGAAAACAATAATCAAGATTCATCGCAATACAATCCGCAAGAAACATTTGTTCAAAATGATCAACTCAGTGAGCCAATTATACTCGAAGAATCAGACATGCTTTTTAG CATGGACCAAGAGGGTGCTAGCTACTTTACAACAGACTCCACATTTAGTGTTCCAATTATATTGAGTTCGGAAAGTTTGGATACTTTTGCAAACTCTACTATTCCAACAGACAATGAGCCTATGAAAGATGATTCAAACGAAGTACCTCAAGTTCTAGCGAGCGATATCACTCAGGAGCAAACTGCTAATGCTTTAGAGACAGTCAACTTGTCAGTAACTAGTGAAACTCCATTGTCAGAATTGGAAACTTCTAATAATCCGatgcaaaatttaaaa TACAAGTGTAGTTATTGTGACAAGCAGTTtgcaaaaaaattttattggcaACAACACGAGCGTTCTCACACGGGGGAAAAACCATATCAGTGCGTAGTATGTGGACGTGCGTTTGCACAAAAATCCAACGTGAAGAAGCACATGTCATCCCATAAAGTGTGGCCTGGCACTGCTATACACTCCCTACCCCCTGAG GCACCACCAGACGGAAGCATAGATCGTACCTATCACTGTCAGttttgtaaagaaatattcgattcGTACAAAGCTCTAAAGGGCCACCTTATAGTCTCTCATTTAACACTGAAAGTGTACAAATGCGTGCAGAGTAGTTGTAGCATGATGTTTTCCGAATTGGAAGATTTTCTGGAGCATACGCGTAGTCATAAGAGATCAGAGTATCGTTGCCACATCTGCGCCGAAGTGTTCAACACTCTGTCTGATCTTGGGCTCCACCAGTATGCCCACTCCGTCCAAAAGCAGAAGACGACAGAAAAGTATTACTGCTGCTCTGTCTGCAAGTCTTCATTCTCGAATCTGGAGGCTCTGCAGCATCACACGGAAACAACAACGCACGATTATGCCTGTTTACAATGCGGTAAAAGTTTCTTGATTGAACGATTTCTGCGGCGTCACCTGAAAACGCACGCCTCGTCCGCAGGGTTTACCTGTGAGGATTGCGGGAAGGCCTTTAAAACTGAGCAATACTTAGCCAATCATAAGTTAATACATAGCGAGGAGACACCGTTTTTGTGTCCA CATTGTCCAGCCAGATTCAAACGAAAGGATCGTCTGGGTCGTCACATGCTGATCCATGATCTCACCAAAAGGTTAAAATGCCCGTTCAGAGGGTACTTAGGTTGTATGAGCGAGTTCTCGCGACCCGACAAATTGAAGCGTCACTTGTTGACGCACAGCAATATCAAAAGATTTAGTTGTAGTCACTGTAATCGCAATTTCCATCGGGCCCAGGCTCTAAAGCATCACGAGATGAACAAGCATAGTTTGAAATGCGAAATTTGTTCGCAC GCATTTAAAACTAAAGAGCAGCTACTGACTCATCATTGCGATCAATCGAGTGAATCCAAGAAGCACACAAGTTCACAGTTACCTAAAAAAGCTTCTGGATCATTCAAGCCAAGGAAACCTACTCCAAAGAGACAAACATCCTCAAAGACTGCTATCGGACTCGCTGACAAAGagaaatttgagaaatttaagGCTGACGATATACAAAGAAAA ATTAGCTCCGAAACGCTAAAGTCCGAAGACTACAAAGATGAAGCATGTACCAAAAAAATAGAGAGTAATTCTGTATCGAAAGATATCGGTTCGGTGATCGAGGCATATATGAGATCTGATGCAGCGGACAATGAAATCAAACGCAACATTGATACATATTCGGTACAACAGATAGGCGAATag